In a single window of the Massilia oculi genome:
- the coxB gene encoding cytochrome c oxidase subunit II, which translates to MNDLQSVLHPAGADAAIIHQFTWVLFVGGTLIFVFVMALLTLAMRRQARPIRPAIWIFGAGIAFPVVVLTALLAWSTWRSAQLAPQTSHEAMTISVTGKMWWWEVRYRDPATNREIISANEIHIPVGESVYLGMTASDVIHSLWVPSLAGKRDMIPGRVTGLTLRADKPGVYRGQCAEYCGEQHARMAFHVIALPRPEFDAWLARQAAPSLPADTTVLRRGREAFLAQQCQACHTIRGVTDVPPFSEQARIADTSRLGPDLTHVGSRREIAAGTLRNHRGTLAGWIADPQAIKPGVFMPPSQDLDGETLRALATYLEHLK; encoded by the coding sequence ATGAACGACCTGCAATCCGTCCTCCACCCGGCCGGCGCCGACGCCGCCATCATCCACCAGTTCACGTGGGTGCTGTTTGTCGGCGGCACGCTGATCTTCGTCTTCGTGATGGCCTTGCTGACCCTGGCCATGCGGCGCCAGGCGCGTCCGATCCGGCCCGCCATCTGGATCTTTGGCGCCGGCATCGCCTTCCCGGTCGTGGTGCTTACGGCCCTGCTCGCCTGGAGCACCTGGCGCAGCGCGCAGCTGGCGCCGCAGACCTCGCACGAGGCGATGACGATCTCGGTCACCGGCAAAATGTGGTGGTGGGAAGTGCGCTACCGCGACCCGGCGACCAACCGCGAGATCATCAGCGCCAACGAAATCCACATCCCGGTCGGCGAATCGGTCTACCTCGGCATGACGGCGTCCGACGTGATCCACAGCCTGTGGGTGCCGTCGCTGGCCGGCAAGCGCGACATGATCCCGGGCCGCGTCACCGGCCTCACCCTGCGCGCCGACAAGCCGGGCGTGTACCGCGGCCAGTGCGCCGAATACTGCGGCGAGCAGCATGCGCGCATGGCCTTCCACGTGATCGCCCTGCCGCGCCCCGAGTTCGACGCCTGGCTGGCGCGCCAGGCCGCGCCAAGCCTGCCGGCCGACACCACCGTGCTGCGGCGCGGCCGCGAGGCCTTCCTGGCGCAGCAATGCCAGGCCTGCCACACGATCCGCGGCGTCACCGACGTGCCGCCGTTCTCGGAGCAGGCGCGCATCGCCGACACCTCGCGCCTTGGGCCCGACCTGACCCACGTCGGCAGCCGCCGCGAGATCGCGGCCGGCACCCTGCGCAACCACCGCGGCACGCTGGCCGGCTGGATCGCCGACCCGCAAGCCATCAAGCCGGGCGTGTTCATGCCGCCTTCACAAGACCTGGACGGCGAAACCCTGCGCGCACTGGCCACCTACCTCGAGCACCTGAAATGA
- a CDS encoding c-type cytochrome yields the protein MLSNRARLIVKTMVLTLLGAGLIGAVIGLVVLRCGFYNIAATQQHYPLIYTVFEEGLQYSVQNHARDIQVPAGLGAPEQLLRGAAVYKANCIQCHGGPGVAPLKQGMSMQPAPGPLVDADVNWETRELYWITRNGIKMSGMPAWEYHLSDNDIWAVVAFVSAMPDMTQEDFRRMTSVGGAPANSTQGEAP from the coding sequence ATGCTATCCAATCGCGCACGACTTATCGTCAAGACCATGGTGCTGACCCTGCTGGGGGCTGGACTGATCGGCGCCGTCATCGGCCTGGTCGTCCTGCGCTGCGGCTTCTACAACATCGCCGCCACCCAGCAGCACTACCCGCTGATCTACACCGTCTTCGAGGAAGGCTTGCAGTATTCGGTGCAGAACCATGCGCGCGACATCCAGGTGCCGGCGGGACTGGGCGCGCCGGAGCAGCTGCTGCGCGGCGCCGCCGTCTACAAGGCCAACTGCATCCAGTGCCATGGCGGACCGGGCGTGGCGCCGCTCAAGCAGGGCATGAGCATGCAGCCGGCTCCTGGTCCGCTGGTCGACGCCGACGTCAACTGGGAAACGCGCGAGCTGTACTGGATCACGCGCAACGGCATCAAGATGAGCGGCATGCCGGCCTGGGAATATCACCTGAGCGACAACGACATCTGGGCCGTGGTGGCGTTCGTGTCGGCCATGCCGGACATGACGCAGGAAGACTTCCGCCGCATGACGTCCGTCGGCGGAGCGCCGGCAAACTCGACGCAAGGGGAGGCGCCATGA
- a CDS encoding c-type cytochrome — protein sequence MTTARIPAMMALAMVLAACGPTRPAPGIQGDPERGKIALTQYACHSCHAVPTIAGSKVFVGRPLADVADRRYIAGKVPNTQANLVRWIMDPQSIDPGNAMPAMGVSERDAIDISAYLLSQ from the coding sequence ATGACCACCGCACGCATTCCCGCCATGATGGCGCTGGCCATGGTGCTGGCCGCCTGCGGCCCGACGCGGCCGGCGCCCGGCATCCAGGGCGATCCCGAACGCGGCAAGATCGCACTGACCCAGTACGCCTGCCATTCCTGTCACGCGGTGCCGACCATCGCCGGTTCGAAAGTCTTCGTCGGCCGTCCGCTCGCGGACGTGGCCGACCGCCGCTACATTGCCGGCAAGGTGCCCAATACCCAGGCCAACCTGGTGCGCTGGATCATGGATCCGCAGTCCATCGACCCGGGCAATGCAATGCCGGCCATGGGCGTGAGCGAGCGCGATGCGATCGACATCAGCGCCTATCTGCTCAGTCAATAG
- a CDS encoding carboxymuconolactone decarboxylase family protein produces MSEQTSERLGPIPDHELNDAQRAAAQEIAAGPRGAVYGPFVPLLRSPELMRHAQRMGEYLRYRSTIGVRLSELAILVTARQWDQQVEWAIHAPIAAEVGIPSSVITAIAARQRPAEMLVDEAVVHDFCTQLHEHKAVSDRVYADALALFGEQGVVDLIGINGYYTFLAMVMNTARTAVPEEGVRRMPEQGCCD; encoded by the coding sequence ATGAGTGAGCAAACGAGCGAGCGCCTGGGCCCCATCCCCGACCACGAACTGAACGACGCCCAGCGCGCGGCCGCGCAGGAAATCGCCGCCGGCCCGCGCGGCGCCGTCTACGGCCCCTTCGTGCCGCTGCTGCGCAGTCCCGAGCTGATGCGCCATGCGCAGCGCATGGGCGAGTACCTGCGCTACCGCAGCACGATCGGGGTGCGCCTGTCGGAGCTGGCGATCCTGGTCACGGCGCGCCAGTGGGACCAGCAGGTGGAGTGGGCGATCCATGCGCCGATCGCGGCCGAGGTGGGAATCCCGTCGTCGGTGATCACGGCCATCGCGGCGCGCCAGCGGCCCGCCGAGATGCTGGTGGACGAGGCGGTGGTGCACGACTTCTGCACCCAGCTGCACGAGCACAAGGCGGTGTCGGACCGGGTGTACGCCGACGCGCTCGCGCTGTTCGGCGAGCAGGGCGTGGTCGACCTCATCGGGATCAACGGCTACTACACTTTCCTGGCGATGGTGATGAACACCGCGCGGACGGCCGTGCCGGAGGAAGGCGTCCGGCGCATGCCGGAGCAAGGCTGCTGCGATTAA
- a CDS encoding fumarylacetoacetate hydrolase family protein yields MRLVRYGRPGKEKPGLFDEEGRLRDLSGIIDDIDASVLGNKALRKLAKIDHKTLPLVRGNPRLGVPVKGVGKFIGIGMNYADHVAETKSTTPSEPVFFTKAISSLNGPDDAIVLPKGAKKTDWEVELGVIIGERAQYVREEDALKYVAGYCVVNDVSERAFQFEMGSQWDKGKGCDTFGPVGPFLVTRDEILDVQDLDLYLELNGKRMQTGNTGSMIFSVAQIVSYVSRFMTLEPADIITTGTPPGVGMGRSPQRFLKKGDQLRLGIAGLGEQQAEVVAFPK; encoded by the coding sequence ATGAGATTGGTGCGCTATGGCCGCCCGGGCAAAGAGAAGCCGGGCCTGTTCGACGAAGAGGGCCGCCTGCGCGACCTGTCCGGCATCATCGACGACATCGATGCGTCGGTATTGGGGAACAAGGCGCTGCGCAAGCTGGCGAAGATCGACCACAAGACCCTGCCGCTGGTGCGCGGCAATCCGCGCCTGGGCGTGCCGGTCAAGGGCGTCGGCAAATTCATCGGCATCGGCATGAACTACGCCGACCACGTCGCCGAAACCAAATCCACCACCCCAAGCGAGCCGGTGTTCTTCACCAAGGCGATCAGCTCCCTGAACGGCCCGGACGATGCGATCGTGCTGCCGAAAGGCGCGAAGAAGACCGACTGGGAGGTCGAGCTGGGCGTGATCATCGGCGAGCGCGCCCAGTACGTGCGCGAAGAAGACGCGCTGAAATACGTGGCCGGCTACTGCGTGGTCAACGACGTCTCGGAGCGCGCCTTCCAGTTCGAGATGGGCTCGCAGTGGGACAAGGGAAAAGGCTGCGACACCTTCGGCCCGGTCGGCCCCTTCCTGGTCACGCGCGACGAGATCCTTGACGTGCAGGACCTCGACCTCTACCTGGAGCTGAACGGCAAGCGCATGCAGACCGGGAACACGGGCAGCATGATCTTCAGCGTGGCGCAGATCGTCAGCTACGTGTCGCGCTTCATGACCCTGGAGCCGGCCGACATCATCACCACCGGCACCCCGCCGGGAGTGGGCATGGGCCGTTCGCCGCAGCGCTTCCTGAAGAAGGGCGATCAGCTGCGCCTGGGGATCGCGGGCCTGGGCGAGCAGCAGGCCGAGGTGGTGGCGTTTCCAAAATAA
- a CDS encoding c-type cytochrome yields MNIRQYDRLQPALRAGAMLLCAVLASGCGSQDKPSRVDGGDPERGRLLTQQYQCAACHYIPEVQGTNGDAGPSLQYMGRLSYIAGSIPNQPENMVRFLRNPPAVKPGTLMPALGISEEEARHMAAFMYTLK; encoded by the coding sequence ATGAATATCCGTCAATACGATCGCTTGCAGCCTGCGCTGCGCGCCGGCGCCATGCTGCTGTGTGCGGTGCTGGCCAGCGGCTGCGGCAGCCAGGACAAGCCCAGCCGCGTCGACGGCGGCGATCCGGAGCGCGGCCGCCTGCTGACCCAGCAATACCAGTGCGCGGCCTGCCACTATATTCCCGAGGTGCAGGGCACGAACGGCGACGCCGGTCCGTCGCTGCAATACATGGGTCGCCTGAGCTATATCGCGGGCAGCATCCCGAACCAGCCCGAGAACATGGTGCGCTTCCTGCGCAATCCGCCCGCGGTCAAGCCCGGCACGCTGATGCCCGCGCTCGGCATTTCCGAAGAAGAGGCGCGTCATATGGCCGCATTCATGTATACCTTGAAATGA
- the ctaD gene encoding cytochrome c oxidase subunit I — protein MTTRDATVNDDALPNSLPRPPLELTRLEEIWETPRGWRFFKSVNNTNIGLLYIGTAILFFILAGILALIMRVQLAVPDNDLVAASTYNQIFTMHGTVMMFLFAIPIVEAIAVYLLPNMLGARDLPFPRLSAYAFWAYAFGGLAFFCTLFWGLAPDGGWFMYPPLTGMKYSPGLNADFWLLGIGFIEISAIAGAIELIVGILFTRAPGMTLRRMPVYAWAMLVVGVMIIIAFPAVIAGTALLELERAFNMPIFDAERGGDPLIWQHLFWFFGHPEVYIIFLPAAGMISTMIPTIAQNRLVGRRVIVVALVGVGIFSFGLWAHHMFTAGLGVLEMSLISAASMAVAIPTGIQVFGWIATLWSGRIKLNAPTLFMLGFMFIFVLGGLTGVMVAVIPFDWQVHDTYFIVAHLHYVLIGGMVFPVFAAIYYWMPLVNGNQMSERWAKPIFWLLFGGFNITFFPMHITGLYGMPRRVYTYSHEMGWDWLNMVSTVGAFMFALGILAMIVDAARTLRRPAKKTGNPWNAATLEWLPNEDYGNRSIPIITSNDPLWDQPTLSKEVEEGRHYLPNTVTGRRETIATSPVSAKPTYLMILPGDSWLTVIGAAGTAGFFLLLTVKAMVLATICGIIAIASIIGWLWQSDRSVNMTHAPIGGGIKLPIGAVGAASHSWWGTFIMLIVIYGIFWSFAYTYIHTSMRLEICPPPGASLPDGTYTIAAAALLLAGSALVWFSGRLKGHGMAWTLLPALACTTAAFLVDVHSWRLVHLDGTKDAWNASISIMLGFQGVMLFVLLLAAPYLCVRVWRGFIRPENRATRDNIALIWHYVTLQGLTAMVVIRGLLLVMD, from the coding sequence ATGACGACGCGCGACGCTACCGTGAACGACGACGCCTTACCCAATTCCCTGCCACGCCCGCCGCTGGAGCTGACCCGTCTCGAAGAGATCTGGGAAACGCCACGCGGCTGGCGCTTCTTCAAGTCGGTCAACAACACCAATATTGGCCTGCTGTACATCGGGACCGCGATCCTGTTCTTCATCCTGGCCGGCATCCTGGCCCTGATCATGCGGGTGCAGCTGGCGGTGCCGGACAACGACCTGGTGGCGGCCAGCACCTACAACCAGATCTTCACGATGCACGGCACCGTGATGATGTTCCTGTTCGCGATCCCGATCGTCGAGGCGATCGCGGTCTACCTGCTGCCCAATATGCTGGGCGCGCGCGATCTGCCCTTCCCACGCCTGTCGGCGTATGCCTTCTGGGCCTACGCCTTCGGCGGCCTGGCCTTCTTCTGCACGCTGTTCTGGGGCCTGGCGCCGGACGGCGGCTGGTTCATGTATCCGCCGCTGACCGGCATGAAGTATTCGCCCGGCCTGAACGCCGACTTCTGGCTGCTGGGCATCGGCTTCATCGAGATCTCGGCGATCGCCGGCGCGATCGAGCTGATCGTCGGCATCCTGTTCACCCGCGCGCCGGGCATGACCCTGCGCCGCATGCCGGTCTATGCCTGGGCGATGCTGGTGGTGGGCGTGATGATCATCATCGCTTTCCCGGCGGTGATCGCCGGCACCGCGCTGCTCGAACTCGAGCGCGCCTTCAACATGCCGATCTTCGATGCCGAGCGCGGCGGCGACCCGCTGATCTGGCAGCACCTGTTCTGGTTCTTCGGCCACCCCGAGGTCTACATCATCTTCCTGCCGGCGGCCGGCATGATCTCGACCATGATCCCCACCATCGCCCAGAACCGCCTGGTGGGACGGCGCGTGATCGTGGTGGCGCTGGTCGGCGTCGGCATCTTCAGCTTCGGCCTGTGGGCCCACCACATGTTCACCGCCGGCCTGGGCGTGCTCGAGATGAGCCTGATCTCGGCGGCCAGCATGGCGGTCGCGATCCCCACCGGTATCCAGGTGTTCGGCTGGATCGCCACATTATGGAGTGGCCGCATCAAGCTGAATGCTCCAACTCTTTTCATGCTCGGCTTCATGTTCATCTTCGTGCTCGGCGGACTGACCGGCGTGATGGTGGCCGTGATCCCGTTCGACTGGCAGGTGCACGACACCTATTTCATCGTCGCCCACCTGCACTACGTGCTGATCGGCGGCATGGTGTTCCCGGTGTTCGCCGCCATTTATTACTGGATGCCGCTGGTGAACGGCAACCAGATGTCCGAGCGCTGGGCCAAGCCGATCTTCTGGCTGCTGTTCGGCGGCTTCAACATCACCTTCTTCCCGATGCACATCACCGGCCTGTACGGCATGCCGCGCCGGGTCTATACCTACTCGCACGAGATGGGCTGGGACTGGCTCAATATGGTCTCGACCGTCGGCGCCTTCATGTTCGCCCTCGGTATCCTGGCCATGATCGTCGACGCCGCCCGCACGCTGCGCCGTCCGGCGAAAAAGACGGGCAATCCATGGAATGCGGCCACGCTCGAGTGGCTTCCCAACGAAGACTACGGCAACCGCAGCATCCCGATCATCACATCAAACGATCCGCTGTGGGACCAGCCGACCCTGTCGAAGGAAGTGGAAGAAGGCCGCCACTACCTGCCCAATACCGTCACCGGCCGCCGCGAGACGATCGCCACCAGCCCGGTGAGCGCGAAGCCTACCTACCTGATGATCCTGCCCGGCGACAGCTGGCTGACCGTCATCGGCGCCGCCGGCACCGCCGGCTTCTTCCTGCTGCTGACCGTGAAGGCGATGGTGCTGGCCACTATTTGCGGCATCATCGCCATCGCCTCCATCATCGGCTGGCTGTGGCAGTCGGACCGCAGCGTGAACATGACGCATGCGCCGATTGGCGGCGGCATCAAGCTGCCGATCGGGGCGGTTGGTGCGGCCTCGCATTCGTGGTGGGGAACCTTCATCATGCTGATCGTGATCTACGGGATCTTCTGGTCCTTCGCCTACACCTACATCCACACCTCGATGCGGCTCGAGATCTGCCCGCCGCCGGGCGCCTCGCTGCCCGACGGGACATACACCATCGCCGCGGCGGCGCTGCTGCTGGCGGGTTCCGCGCTGGTCTGGTTCAGTGGTCGCCTGAAGGGCCACGGCATGGCCTGGACTCTGCTTCCGGCGCTGGCCTGCACCACGGCCGCCTTCCTGGTCGACGTGCACAGCTGGCGCCTGGTGCACCTGGACGGGACCAAGGATGCGTGGAACGCCTCGATCTCGATCATGCTCGGCTTCCAGGGCGTGATGCTGTTCGTGCTGCTGCTCGCCGCGCCCTACCTGTGCGTGCGGGTGTGGCGCGGCTTCATCCGGCCGGAGAACCGCGCCACGCGCGACAATATCGCGCTGATCTGGCACTACGTGACCCTGCAGGGCCTGACCGCCATGGTGGTGATCCGCGGCCTGCTGCTGGTGATGGATTGA